In the Desulfomonilia bacterium genome, one interval contains:
- a CDS encoding IS256 family transposase: protein MTHQNDYSLSPELVAEITQNGLQAVPEMLRVLLNNLMQAERAEYLHADKYERTAERLGHANGFKPKTVKTRVGEVTFAIPQVREGGFYPTALEKGLRSERALTTTLAEMYVMGVSTRKVKDITRQLCGFEISAEQVSRATAQLDQTLQEWRDRPLGEITYLYLDARYEKVRENSQIRDAAVLIATGITPQGERQVLGVSVSLSEQEAHWRDFLKSLKDRGLNGVKLIISDSHEGLGAARRAVFGSIPWQRCQFHLQQNASSYVPRQSMKAEVAADIRAIFNAADRNTAEKGLQVAVQKYAISAPRLSAWMEGNLAEGFTVFNFPLEHRRSIRTTNSLERVNKEIKRRTRVVGVFPNEASCLRLVTALLMETSEEWQIGKRYCFAKSVDC from the coding sequence CACCAAAATGATTATAGCCTGTCTCCCGAATTAGTAGCGGAGATTACCCAGAATGGACTTCAAGCAGTACCAGAGATGTTACGGGTGCTGCTCAACAACCTCATGCAAGCAGAGCGTGCAGAATACTTGCATGCCGATAAGTACGAACGAACCGCGGAACGGCTGGGACACGCCAACGGCTTCAAACCCAAGACAGTCAAAACACGAGTGGGCGAAGTGACGTTTGCCATTCCCCAGGTACGGGAAGGAGGTTTTTATCCGACCGCACTGGAAAAAGGGCTGCGCAGTGAGCGAGCCTTGACGACCACCCTGGCGGAGATGTACGTGATGGGGGTCTCAACCCGCAAGGTGAAAGACATCACCAGGCAGTTATGTGGTTTTGAGATTTCCGCCGAACAGGTCAGCCGGGCCACCGCACAATTGGATCAGACCTTACAAGAGTGGCGCGATCGACCGCTTGGAGAGATAACGTACCTGTATCTGGACGCTCGTTATGAGAAAGTGCGTGAAAACAGCCAAATTCGGGATGCGGCGGTCTTGATTGCCACCGGGATCACCCCTCAAGGCGAGCGACAAGTCTTAGGGGTTTCTGTCTCTCTGAGTGAACAAGAAGCCCATTGGAGAGACTTTCTGAAAAGCTTGAAAGATCGGGGGTTGAATGGAGTGAAACTGATCATCAGTGACAGCCATGAGGGCCTGGGAGCCGCGAGAAGAGCTGTTTTCGGGAGTATTCCCTGGCAACGATGTCAATTCCATTTGCAGCAGAATGCAAGTTCTTACGTTCCCAGACAATCCATGAAAGCCGAAGTGGCCGCTGACATCCGGGCGATTTTCAATGCAGCTGATCGGAATACTGCTGAAAAGGGCTTGCAAGTAGCTGTGCAGAAATATGCGATCTCTGCTCCTCGGCTTTCTGCTTGGATGGAAGGAAACCTGGCAGAAGGATTTACAGTGTTTAATTTCCCACTGGAACATCGCAGGTCGATCCGGACGACGAATAGCCTGGAGCGCGTGAACAAAGAGATCAAGCGTCGCACCAGGGTGGTTGGCGTTTTCCCAAATGAAGCGTCCTGTTTACGGTTGGTGACGGCGCTGTTGATGGAAACCAGCGAAGAATGGCAGATTGGGAAAAGGTATTGTTTTGCTAAATCCGTGGATTGTTAA